A part of Desulfobacter sp. genomic DNA contains:
- a CDS encoding NUDIX domain-containing protein, with amino-acid sequence MKTNPNIHKFKFCPGCGRKTLTPDGIKAFECPVCGFQFFLNCAAAAMALITDEQGRLLVTRRGREPARGSLDLPGGFAEPGEGIEDCLVREVKEELNLTVTTRTFFASFPNTYPYRGVDYFITDMAFICSVDSFEDIRAMDDVARFSFISLPDLKPEKFGMASARKTVESFVNFQHILS; translated from the coding sequence ATGAAAACAAACCCCAATATCCACAAATTTAAATTCTGTCCCGGCTGCGGCAGGAAGACGCTGACCCCGGACGGCATCAAGGCCTTTGAATGCCCCGTCTGCGGATTCCAATTTTTTCTCAACTGCGCCGCCGCAGCCATGGCACTGATCACAGATGAACAGGGGCGCCTCCTTGTCACCCGGCGCGGCAGGGAACCGGCCAGGGGGAGCCTGGATCTGCCCGGGGGATTTGCCGAACCCGGGGAAGGCATTGAGGACTGCCTGGTCAGAGAGGTCAAAGAGGAATTGAACCTCACCGTGACCACACGGACCTTTTTTGCCTCCTTCCCCAACACCTATCCCTACCGGGGGGTGGACTATTTCATCACCGACATGGCCTTTATCTGCAGCGTGGACAGCTTTGAGGACATCAGGGCCATGGATGATGTGGCCCGATTCTCATTCATCTCCCTTCCGGATCTTAAACCGGAAAAATTCGGCATGGCATCGGCCAGGAAAACCGTTGAATCCTTTGTAAATTTTCAGCACATCCTTTCTTGA
- a CDS encoding DMT family transporter, translating into MEKTSPFPLAPRIAGPLFMIGAALLFTLMSVLVKLLPGTYSVWHIGFVRFSGGLVLILLLFSNKGNPFKGHNIPLLIFRGCTGTMAFLTVVAAMRILPLSTASILFYCYPVFAAFFGFMVYRERINTGQLLCMVSLVAGVGVLFDFGITGSMFGQAMAVASALFAGFTVTLIRSLREHNGVVVIYLYFCAAGTVVTLFPCIADPVLPATPMEWIMLGTIAVSSLGAQLMMNQGFFFCRGFEGGVYMSTETVFTAMVGIFMLNDPVSWQFFLGAFLILGSGLALNRFSS; encoded by the coding sequence ATGGAAAAAACAAGCCCCTTCCCCCTTGCGCCGCGCATAGCAGGCCCCTTGTTTATGATAGGGGCGGCGCTCCTTTTCACCCTCATGTCCGTACTGGTCAAGCTGCTGCCCGGAACATATTCAGTATGGCATATCGGTTTTGTCCGCTTTTCCGGGGGACTGGTGCTCATCCTTCTCCTGTTTTCAAACAAGGGGAATCCCTTTAAGGGGCATAATATCCCCTTGCTCATTTTCAGGGGATGCACCGGCACCATGGCTTTTTTAACCGTGGTGGCGGCCATGCGCATCCTGCCTTTGTCAACGGCATCCATCCTGTTTTATTGCTACCCGGTGTTTGCCGCTTTTTTTGGATTCATGGTATACAGGGAACGGATTAACACCGGCCAGTTATTGTGCATGGTCTCCCTGGTGGCAGGGGTGGGGGTGCTCTTTGATTTCGGGATCACCGGCAGTATGTTCGGCCAGGCCATGGCCGTTGCCAGCGCCCTGTTTGCCGGATTCACCGTTACCCTGATCCGGTCCCTCAGGGAACACAACGGGGTGGTGGTGATCTATCTTTATTTTTGTGCGGCAGGCACCGTGGTGACCCTTTTTCCCTGCATTGCGGACCCGGTCCTCCCGGCAACGCCCATGGAATGGATCATGCTTGGAACCATCGCTGTTTCCTCATTGGGGGCCCAGCTCATGATGAACCAGGGGTTCTTTTTCTGCAGGGGATTTGAGGGTGGGGTATATATGTCCACGGAAACCGTCTTCACCGCCATGGTCGGCATATTCATGCTAAATGATCCGGTATCCTGGCAGTTTTTCCTGGGCGCCTTCCTCATCCTGGGATCAGGCCTGGCCCTTAACCGGTTCTCAAGCTGA
- a CDS encoding iron-containing alcohol dehydrogenase, whose protein sequence is MKPYDFFSPRRLVFGPGRIRLLPGLAAAFGKKLILVTGKTSFLDSPEWDTLEKGFAEQKINVNHVTVSGEPSPDDIDPVVRRYSDRGIELVVAVGGGSALDAGKSISAMMGQDCPVTDYLDDIGKGPHPGSKLPFIAVPTTSGTGSEATKNAVVSRPGPKGFKKSLRHDNFIPDIALVDPALTLACPPEITAACGLDALTQLIEAYVSVNASPMTDALCISGLNGFGNALETAVKKNPKDLDARTRLSYGAYLSGLALANAGLGTVHGFASVIGGLCRMSHGNVCGTLLAETTRATMDILRENEKGRPALEKYANTARLLGLAPSSQNHDDACRSLVEGLYRWTEIFKIPGLSAAGITEENLMGIAGAAGQKNNPAPLPRETCRRVLEARL, encoded by the coding sequence ATGAAACCATATGATTTTTTCTCCCCCCGTCGCCTGGTCTTCGGGCCCGGCCGTATCCGCCTGTTGCCCGGTCTGGCCGCGGCCTTTGGCAAAAAACTGATCCTCGTGACCGGAAAAACCTCCTTTTTGGATTCCCCGGAATGGGACACCCTGGAAAAAGGATTTGCAGAACAAAAAATTAACGTCAACCATGTCACGGTATCAGGCGAGCCCTCCCCCGATGACATTGATCCCGTGGTCCGCCGGTACAGCGACCGGGGAATTGAACTGGTGGTCGCCGTGGGGGGCGGCAGTGCCCTGGACGCCGGGAAATCCATTTCAGCCATGATGGGCCAGGACTGCCCTGTGACCGATTATCTGGATGACATTGGCAAGGGTCCGCATCCCGGGAGTAAACTGCCATTTATCGCCGTCCCCACCACCTCGGGCACCGGCAGCGAGGCCACCAAAAACGCCGTCGTCAGCCGGCCCGGTCCCAAAGGCTTTAAAAAATCCCTGCGGCATGACAATTTTATTCCGGACATCGCCCTGGTGGACCCGGCCCTGACCCTGGCCTGCCCCCCCGAAATTACGGCGGCCTGCGGCCTGGATGCCCTGACCCAATTGATTGAGGCCTATGTATCCGTCAACGCCTCTCCCATGACCGACGCCCTGTGCATCTCGGGGCTCAACGGATTCGGCAACGCCCTGGAAACAGCGGTTAAAAAAAATCCCAAAGACCTGGATGCCAGAACCCGCCTCAGCTATGGGGCTTATCTTTCGGGGCTGGCCCTGGCCAATGCCGGCCTGGGCACGGTCCACGGCTTTGCCTCGGTGATCGGCGGATTATGCCGGATGTCCCACGGCAATGTCTGCGGCACCCTGCTGGCCGAAACCACCCGGGCCACCATGGATATTCTCAGGGAAAACGAAAAGGGCCGGCCGGCCCTGGAAAAATACGCCAACACCGCCCGGCTGCTGGGCCTGGCCCCATCCTCACAAAACCATGATGATGCCTGCCGCAGCCTGGTCGAGGGCCTGTACCGCTGGACGGAAATCTTCAAAATACCCGGGCTCTCCGCCGCCGGCATCACAGAGGAAAATCTCATGGGCATTGCCGGGGCCGCAGGCCAGAAAAACAATCCGGCCCCCCTTCCCCGGGAGACCTGCCGCCGGGTCCTTGAAGCCCGGCTGTGA
- a CDS encoding Ni/Fe hydrogenase subunit alpha, giving the protein MGKTINIQPLSRIEGHANVEIKLNDQGEVASAITHFNSIRGFEKYVQGKPAEEVTRIVTRICGICPWHHHLSSTKAVDACFSAEVAPAGHMLRECMQNMAHINDKILHFYFLAAPDFVLGPDADYKVRNVIGIAQAAPDLARQVIKMRQLGQMMMEKFAGKVIHPIAAVPGGFAKPMSDSQRKELVEDTKELLEFAKFSMAHAKENIFPNYLEEVTTLGTITTGFIGTVEDDGALNFYDGKIRLMRPDGSFDDFEDTDYLDYIGEHVVDTSYGKFPYAKSWDEGFSMDLAAPKGIYRSNCLARLNACDYISTPLAQAELEEFRNQFGRPAQHTLLYHWARLIELVYACEKTLELLSDTAICGKETRFEVTPKAGRGVGHVEAPRGTLIHDYTTDENGLIEKANMIVGTTHNLAPISMSVEQSAKLLIKDGHVDETILNKVEMSVRAYDPUVSCATHRLDGAKAIDIKVVDANGNRIN; this is encoded by the coding sequence TTGGGAAAAACCATTAATATACAGCCGCTGTCCCGGATCGAGGGGCACGCAAATGTAGAGATAAAGCTCAACGACCAGGGGGAGGTGGCCTCGGCCATCACCCATTTCAACTCCATCAGGGGGTTTGAAAAATACGTCCAGGGCAAACCTGCCGAAGAGGTCACCCGCATCGTCACCCGGATCTGCGGCATCTGCCCCTGGCACCACCACCTCTCCTCCACCAAAGCCGTGGATGCCTGTTTCAGCGCAGAGGTGGCCCCGGCCGGCCATATGCTCAGGGAATGCATGCAGAACATGGCCCACATCAATGACAAAATCCTGCATTTTTATTTCCTGGCCGCCCCGGACTTTGTCCTTGGCCCGGACGCCGATTACAAGGTCAGGAACGTCATCGGCATTGCCCAGGCCGCCCCGGACCTGGCCAGACAGGTCATCAAAATGCGCCAGCTGGGACAGATGATGATGGAAAAATTCGCCGGCAAGGTGATCCATCCCATTGCAGCCGTGCCCGGCGGTTTTGCCAAACCCATGTCCGACAGCCAGAGAAAAGAACTGGTGGAGGACACCAAAGAATTATTGGAATTTGCCAAGTTCTCCATGGCCCATGCCAAGGAAAACATCTTCCCCAACTACCTGGAAGAGGTCACCACCCTGGGCACCATTACCACCGGCTTCATCGGCACGGTGGAAGATGACGGGGCCCTGAATTTCTACGACGGCAAGATCCGCCTCATGCGGCCCGACGGCAGCTTTGATGATTTCGAAGACACCGACTACCTGGATTACATCGGCGAACATGTGGTGGACACCTCCTACGGCAAGTTCCCCTATGCCAAGTCCTGGGACGAAGGCTTCTCCATGGATCTGGCCGCCCCCAAGGGCATCTACCGGTCCAACTGCCTGGCCCGGCTCAACGCCTGTGACTATATTTCCACGCCCCTGGCCCAGGCCGAGCTGGAAGAATTCAGAAATCAGTTCGGCCGCCCGGCCCAGCACACCCTGCTCTACCACTGGGCACGGCTCATCGAACTGGTCTACGCCTGTGAAAAAACCCTGGAACTGCTTTCCGACACCGCCATCTGCGGGAAGGAGACCCGGTTCGAGGTCACCCCCAAGGCCGGCCGGGGCGTCGGTCATGTGGAAGCCCCCAGGGGGACCCTGATCCATGACTACACCACCGACGAAAACGGGCTCATTGAAAAGGCCAATATGATCGTGGGCACCACCCACAACCTGGCCCCCATCTCCATGAGCGTGGAGCAGTCGGCAAAACTGCTGATCAAAGACGGCCATGTGGACGAAACCATCCTCAACAAGGTTGAAATGTCAGTCCGGGCCTACGACCCCTGAGTATCCTGTGCCACACACCGCCTGGACGGCGCCAAAGCAATTGACATTAAAGTTGTTGATGCAAACGGAAACAGAATCAACTAA
- a CDS encoding methyl viologen-reducing hydrogenase → MPVKVSSDWLNSCSGCEIAILNLGETLLDLLPQIEFVHIPVLMDHKHLGQLGDKKEIDLPKATVGLLSGGIRNEEHLEVAREMRKKCDIIIALGTCATHGGIPALINAYTNRELLDYYYTTDSTDPGARVPDKGISPLLERCYALDEKIDVDIYLPGCPPHPDQIAAAILALLNGETPELPFRSVCDTCPAIRKGKGSVTAIKRFTDKPDFDPDQPIDQMRCLLEQGYLCAGPVTRAGCAGANGEAPRCISARVPCRGCYGPVRQEGNQLLDMLNALASNGIDIDNIPDRDNLLRFSGAHNRLVPHSKGGI, encoded by the coding sequence ATGCCGGTAAAAGTATCCAGTGACTGGCTCAATTCCTGTTCAGGATGCGAGATTGCCATACTCAACCTGGGAGAGACCCTGCTGGATCTTCTGCCCCAGATTGAGTTCGTTCACATCCCCGTTCTCATGGACCACAAGCACCTGGGCCAGCTGGGGGACAAAAAGGAAATCGATCTTCCCAAGGCCACGGTGGGCCTGCTCTCCGGCGGCATCCGCAACGAGGAGCACCTGGAGGTGGCCAGGGAAATGCGCAAAAAATGCGACATCATCATCGCCCTGGGCACCTGTGCCACCCACGGCGGCATCCCGGCGCTGATCAACGCCTACACCAACCGGGAACTATTGGACTATTACTACACCACGGACAGCACAGACCCCGGGGCCCGAGTGCCGGACAAGGGCATCTCTCCCCTTCTGGAACGCTGCTATGCCCTGGATGAAAAAATCGACGTGGACATCTACCTGCCCGGCTGCCCCCCCCACCCCGACCAGATTGCCGCGGCCATTCTGGCCCTGCTCAACGGGGAGACCCCGGAGTTGCCCTTCAGGTCGGTCTGCGACACCTGCCCGGCCATCAGAAAGGGGAAAGGGTCTGTCACCGCCATTAAACGGTTCACGGACAAACCCGATTTTGACCCGGACCAGCCCATCGACCAGATGCGCTGCCTGTTGGAGCAGGGGTATCTCTGCGCCGGCCCCGTCACCCGAGCCGGCTGTGCCGGAGCCAACGGCGAAGCCCCCAGATGCATTTCCGCCCGGGTTCCCTGCCGGGGCTGCTACGGCCCGGTAAGGCAGGAGGGCAACCAGCTGCTGGACATGCTCAACGCCCTGGCATCCAACGGCATCGACATTGACAATATTCCGGACCGGGACAACCTGCTCCGGTTCTCTGGGGCCCACAACCGTCTGGTCCCCCATAGCAAAGGAGGCATTTAA
- a CDS encoding hydrogenase iron-sulfur subunit — translation MLDTFEPTIIGFLCNWCSYAGGDLAGVSRLEYPSNMKAIRVMCTGMVHPDLVLDALKKGADGIMVMGUHPGECHYQDGNHKAKSRISVVKLLLQDAGINPERVTIEWVSGAEGPRFAEKVTEFTNKIKALGPNGFTTREKDLEGLKEVVTCR, via the coding sequence ATGCTTGATACCTTTGAACCGACCATCATCGGATTTCTCTGCAACTGGTGTTCCTATGCCGGCGGCGACCTGGCCGGCGTCTCCCGACTTGAATATCCCTCCAACATGAAGGCCATCCGGGTCATGTGCACCGGCATGGTCCATCCGGACCTGGTGCTGGACGCCCTGAAAAAGGGGGCGGACGGCATCATGGTTATGGGTTGACATCCCGGTGAATGTCATTACCAGGATGGTAATCATAAAGCAAAATCACGTATCTCCGTTGTCAAACTCCTGCTCCAGGATGCCGGCATCAACCCGGAACGGGTCACCATCGAATGGGTATCCGGTGCCGAAGGCCCCAGGTTTGCCGAGAAGGTAACCGAGTTCACCAACAAAATAAAAGCCCTTGGTCCCAATGGGTTTACCACCCGGGAAAAGGATCTTGAAGGGTTAAAGGAGGTGGTCACATGCCGGTAA
- a CDS encoding CoB--CoM heterodisulfide reductase iron-sulfur subunit A family protein, giving the protein MARQPKGSVLMAGGGIAGIQAALDMADSGFYVYLVEKSSGIGGAMSQLDKTFPTNDCAMUIISPKLVECGRHLNIELLTLSEIEAVKGELGDFTVTVKKNPRYVDEEKCIACGLCAEKCPKKVDDLYNAGLNKRKAAYIKYGQTVPLKYAIDPENCIKLTKGKCGVCAKVCPTGAINHEMKTEYIDINVGALILAPGFEPFSPKGIDYYGYDTIPDVVTSLEYERMLSASGPFMGHLKASNGQEPKNIAWIQCVGSRNNNCGDNGYCSSVCCMYAIKQAVMTQSHMADGNGEQSIFYMDIRTPGKEYERYYESARDGGVSFVRARPHTLLAGPGGQGVTMNWVDEKGQTQESFFDMVVLSIGLQAPSDAKALAQTCDIELDDYGFAKTTSFDPSKTTRDGIYVTGSFQSPKAIPQSVAIASTAAARAKAALAEARGTQTVEKRFVEEFDISGQERRIGVFVCSCGTNIASVVDVNAVAEYAKALPHVVHVENNLFTCSSDTQDMIAQTIKDHSLNAVVVAACTPRTHEPLFQETLQSTGLNKYMVEMANIRNMNAWVHPNEPEKATAKAKEQVKMAVAKVIRNYPLQDINVNITPRALVVGGGLSGMSAARNLANQGYETILVEKDDHLGGQANTLLQTWKGEDVPAAARELADAVMAHEKIQVKTSTKLTAVSGFVGSFTGELTCNGETEDIEFGACVIATGAHEYKPAEYLYKEDDRVMTTMDLNARMQADPGFADTLNSVAFIQCVGSRNQEHPYCSRVCCTQSIKKAVRFKKANPGMDVFILYRDIRTYADKEALYQEARNLGVIFIKYTRDSKPVVENTGGELAVTVFDPVLQMKVQINPDALVLASAIVPNATSGFVDLFKCSVNADGFLMEAHPKLKPVDSTVDGVFLAGMCHYPKPVDEAVAQGRAAASRASVILSKKTLKLDAIKSAVTHNCDGCALCVDICPYNAIELVEFKGEDGKRHRRIKTQEALCKGCGICAATCPKEGVVVNGFTIGQLRAQVDAILEKA; this is encoded by the coding sequence ATGGCAAGACAACCAAAAGGCTCCGTGCTCATGGCAGGGGGCGGAATTGCCGGTATCCAGGCAGCCCTGGATATGGCGGATTCAGGATTCTACGTTTACCTTGTGGAGAAAAGCTCGGGGATCGGGGGGGCCATGTCCCAGCTGGACAAGACCTTCCCCACCAACGACTGCGCCATGTGAATCATCTCACCCAAATTGGTTGAGTGCGGTCGGCACTTGAATATTGAGCTATTGACCCTCTCCGAGATCGAGGCTGTTAAAGGCGAGCTTGGAGACTTCACAGTAACGGTAAAGAAAAATCCCAGATACGTAGACGAAGAAAAATGTATCGCCTGCGGCCTGTGTGCTGAAAAATGTCCCAAAAAGGTGGATGACCTTTACAATGCGGGACTCAACAAGCGGAAAGCCGCTTACATCAAATACGGTCAAACCGTTCCCCTCAAATACGCCATTGACCCGGAAAACTGCATCAAACTCACCAAGGGGAAATGCGGTGTCTGCGCCAAAGTCTGTCCCACCGGCGCCATCAATCACGAAATGAAAACCGAGTACATCGACATCAATGTCGGCGCCCTCATCCTTGCCCCGGGCTTTGAACCCTTCTCCCCCAAGGGCATTGACTATTACGGATACGACACCATCCCCGACGTGGTCACCAGTCTTGAATACGAGCGGATGCTCTCCGCCTCCGGCCCCTTCATGGGCCACCTTAAAGCCTCCAACGGCCAGGAGCCCAAAAATATTGCATGGATCCAATGCGTAGGCTCCCGGAACAACAACTGCGGGGACAACGGATACTGCTCTTCTGTATGCTGTATGTACGCCATCAAGCAGGCGGTGATGACCCAGTCCCACATGGCAGACGGCAACGGGGAACAGTCCATCTTCTATATGGACATCCGGACCCCGGGCAAGGAATACGAGCGGTATTACGAAAGCGCCCGGGACGGAGGGGTTTCCTTTGTAAGGGCCCGTCCCCATACCCTGCTGGCAGGTCCCGGCGGCCAGGGCGTCACCATGAACTGGGTGGATGAAAAAGGCCAGACCCAGGAATCCTTCTTTGACATGGTGGTACTCTCCATCGGCCTTCAGGCACCCAGCGACGCCAAAGCCCTGGCCCAGACCTGCGACATTGAGCTGGACGATTACGGGTTTGCCAAAACCACCAGCTTTGATCCCTCCAAAACCACCCGTGACGGCATCTATGTCACCGGCAGTTTCCAGAGCCCCAAAGCCATTCCCCAGTCCGTTGCCATCGCCTCCACGGCAGCTGCCCGTGCCAAGGCGGCCCTGGCAGAGGCCCGGGGCACCCAGACCGTTGAAAAACGCTTTGTGGAAGAATTCGACATCTCAGGCCAGGAACGGCGCATCGGCGTTTTTGTCTGCTCCTGCGGCACCAATATCGCCTCGGTGGTAGATGTAAACGCCGTGGCTGAATACGCCAAAGCCCTGCCCCATGTCGTCCATGTGGAAAACAACCTGTTCACCTGTTCTTCGGACACCCAGGACATGATCGCCCAGACCATTAAAGATCATAGCCTCAATGCCGTGGTGGTGGCGGCCTGCACCCCCAGAACCCACGAGCCCCTGTTCCAGGAGACCCTCCAGAGCACCGGGCTGAACAAGTATATGGTGGAAATGGCCAATATCCGGAACATGAACGCCTGGGTCCATCCCAATGAACCTGAAAAGGCAACGGCCAAGGCCAAGGAACAGGTCAAAATGGCCGTGGCCAAGGTCATCCGGAACTATCCCCTCCAGGATATCAATGTGAACATCACCCCCAGGGCCCTGGTGGTGGGCGGCGGCCTCTCCGGCATGAGTGCGGCCCGGAACCTGGCCAACCAGGGGTATGAAACCATCCTGGTTGAAAAGGACGACCACCTCGGCGGCCAGGCCAACACCCTGCTCCAGACCTGGAAGGGCGAGGATGTGCCCGCCGCCGCCAGGGAGCTGGCCGATGCGGTAATGGCCCATGAAAAGATCCAGGTCAAGACCTCAACAAAACTCACTGCCGTATCCGGATTTGTGGGCAGCTTCACCGGTGAACTCACCTGCAACGGCGAGACCGAAGACATTGAATTCGGTGCCTGTGTCATCGCCACCGGTGCCCATGAGTACAAGCCTGCCGAGTACCTATATAAAGAGGATGACCGGGTGATGACCACCATGGACCTCAATGCCCGGATGCAGGCGGACCCCGGATTTGCGGACACCCTCAACTCCGTGGCCTTTATCCAGTGCGTGGGCTCCAGGAACCAGGAACATCCCTATTGCTCACGGGTATGCTGCACCCAGTCCATCAAAAAGGCCGTGCGCTTCAAAAAAGCCAACCCGGGGATGGATGTATTCATCCTCTACCGAGACATCCGGACCTATGCGGATAAGGAGGCCCTCTACCAGGAGGCCCGGAACCTGGGTGTGATCTTCATCAAATACACCCGGGATTCAAAACCGGTTGTGGAAAATACCGGCGGAGAACTGGCCGTCACCGTATTTGACCCTGTCCTCCAGATGAAGGTGCAGATCAACCCCGACGCCCTGGTCCTGGCTTCGGCCATTGTTCCCAATGCCACTTCGGGCTTTGTGGACCTGTTCAAATGTTCAGTCAATGCCGACGGATTCCTCATGGAGGCCCATCCCAAGCTGAAACCGGTGGATTCCACCGTGGACGGGGTTTTTCTGGCCGGCATGTGCCATTATCCAAAACCCGTTGACGAGGCCGTGGCCCAGGGCCGGGCCGCCGCATCCAGGGCTTCGGTGATCCTGTCCAAAAAGACCCTGAAGCTGGACGCCATCAAGTCCGCGGTCACCCATAACTGCGACGGCTGCGCCCTGTGCGTGGACATCTGCCCATACAACGCCATCGAGCTTGTGGAATTCAAGGGAGAGGACGGCAAGCGCCACCGCAGGATCAAAACCCAGGAAGCCCTGTGCAAGGGATGCGGTATCTGCGCGGCCACCTGCCCCAAAGAAGGGGTGGTGGTCAACGGATTTACCATCGGGCAGCTTCGCGCCCAAGTGGATGCCATCCTTGAAAAGGCCTGA
- a CDS encoding hydrogenase maturation protease: protein MTAQVYNKQYLVFGCGNTLFGNDGFGPEVVNEINASHTFPDSVLVLDAGTGIRDLIFDLLLVDTPPELIVVIDAVTVEGRRQGEVFEIDITNVPREKLADFSLHQSPSSNLLQQLADRGTRIEVIAMNTESIPNEICPGLCPAAKEAVKEAAALTLEKLKSRNAFNS, encoded by the coding sequence ATGACTGCACAAGTCTATAATAAGCAATATTTAGTTTTCGGTTGTGGCAACACGCTGTTCGGCAACGATGGTTTTGGCCCTGAAGTTGTCAACGAGATCAATGCGAGCCACACCTTTCCGGATTCTGTCCTGGTTCTGGATGCCGGCACCGGCATCCGGGACCTTATCTTTGATCTGCTGCTGGTGGACACCCCCCCGGAGCTGATCGTTGTCATAGATGCCGTGACGGTGGAAGGCCGCCGGCAGGGAGAAGTCTTTGAAATCGACATTACAAACGTCCCCAGGGAAAAACTGGCGGACTTCTCTCTTCATCAGTCCCCCTCCTCCAACCTGCTCCAGCAGCTTGCCGATCGGGGAACCCGTATCGAAGTTATTGCCATGAATACAGAATCTATTCCCAATGAAATTTGTCCCGGACTCTGTCCGGCGGCCAAAGAGGCTGTAAAGGAGGCCGCAGCCCTGACCTTGGAGAAATTAAAAAGCCGAAATGCTTTTAATTCATAA
- a CDS encoding IS21 family transposase, producing MQSEKSFGIAAMKAGMDEKTARKYREHGKLPSELKTDHTWRTRKDPFEETWDGIKGMLTINPGLEAKTLFEDLQRRHPGRFADGQLRTLQRRIKQWRATEGPPKEIFFAQIHKPGELCQSDFTHMDKLGVTIGGVPFDHLIYHFVLTYSNWETGTVCFSESFESLSQGLQNALWELGGVPQQHRTDCLTSAVNKVSHPEEFTSRYQDLVDHYGIIPCKTNPASPNENGDVEQRNYRFKKAVDQALMLRGHRDFKDREEYDLFLAKLFAQLNAGRRKRFTQELDLLHRLPKRRLDACKKMDLKVGPSSTIRVNHNVYSVDSRLIGENIQVRLYMECLEVWYGQRKVDTLPRLRGEGKYKINYRHIIDSLVKKPGAFENYRYRNAMFPTSRFRIAYDHLRKRYTVKSSAARYLKILYLAAKTSEVAVDSALMVLINEDQEISKEAVKRLIESNASVSRPDDVHIQAVDLTRYDQLLKGVAA from the coding sequence ATTCAGTCAGAGAAGAGTTTCGGGATAGCAGCAATGAAAGCTGGAATGGATGAAAAAACAGCTCGAAAGTACCGTGAACACGGGAAGTTGCCGAGTGAACTCAAAACGGATCATACATGGCGCACACGCAAAGATCCGTTTGAGGAGACCTGGGATGGTATCAAAGGCATGTTGACCATAAATCCAGGTCTGGAGGCCAAGACACTGTTTGAGGATTTGCAACGCAGACACCCCGGCCGGTTCGCCGATGGACAATTACGGACCCTGCAACGGAGAATAAAGCAATGGCGTGCTACAGAGGGGCCGCCCAAAGAAATCTTTTTTGCTCAAATTCATAAGCCTGGCGAATTATGCCAGTCAGACTTCACCCACATGGATAAACTGGGCGTCACTATAGGCGGCGTCCCTTTTGACCACCTGATCTACCATTTTGTTTTGACCTATTCCAATTGGGAGACAGGTACAGTCTGTTTTTCAGAGAGTTTCGAAAGCCTGAGCCAGGGCCTGCAAAATGCCCTATGGGAACTTGGTGGTGTGCCGCAGCAACATCGCACCGATTGTCTGACATCCGCTGTTAACAAGGTAAGTCACCCTGAGGAGTTCACCAGCAGGTATCAGGATCTTGTTGACCATTACGGTATCATTCCTTGCAAAACTAACCCTGCCAGCCCCAATGAAAATGGAGACGTGGAGCAGCGCAATTATCGGTTCAAAAAAGCCGTTGACCAGGCCCTGATGCTGAGAGGACACCGGGATTTTAAAGACCGGGAAGAATATGACTTGTTCCTGGCCAAACTGTTCGCACAGCTAAATGCCGGTCGTAGGAAACGGTTTACACAAGAACTGGATCTCCTACACCGGTTGCCCAAACGCCGGCTTGATGCATGTAAAAAGATGGATTTAAAGGTTGGTCCCAGCAGTACCATTCGGGTCAATCACAACGTTTACTCTGTAGACAGCAGGCTCATAGGAGAAAATATCCAGGTCCGCCTCTACATGGAATGCCTGGAGGTCTGGTACGGCCAGAGAAAGGTCGATACTTTGCCAAGGTTGCGGGGTGAGGGCAAATATAAAATCAATTACCGGCATATCATTGACAGCCTGGTCAAAAAACCGGGGGCATTTGAAAATTATCGTTATCGTAATGCCATGTTCCCCACCAGCCGGTTCCGGATTGCCTACGATCATTTAAGAAAGCGTTATACCGTTAAAAGCTCAGCAGCAAGGTATCTGAAAATATTATACCTGGCAGCAAAGACAAGCGAGGTGGCAGTAGACAGCGCCCTGATGGTTCTAATAAACGAGGATCAGGAAATCAGCAAAGAGGCTGTTAAACGCCTTATTGAGTCCAACGCCTCTGTCAGCAGGCCGGATGATGTTCATATCCAGGCAGTTGATTTGACTCGTTATGACCAATTGCTCAAGGGGGTGGCGGCATGA